AGCATCTGCTCCATAGAAAGAGAGGAAACAAACCTTATTCAGACAAGAGGTGCAacagcttcaccagactgtcaaaggagGCCCAATACAGAAATGGTAAAAACAACACCCCCCCCCGGATCTACCCATAGCCACCCCTGGCCGCACCAAGATGGCGCCACAGAGAACAAACTGTACTAGGGACAAATGTAAAGGCAACGCTTGGGTTCAAGTGGCTGGACAGGCACCGTGATGGGCCCCGCTGTCTGGGGGGAGCTCGCCTCTCCCGGCTCTCTCCCCGAGGACCACCGCCGCGGTGCTGCTTCCATTCAGGACAGGCAAGTCGGCTCAGATGGTGGATGGAAAAGAGGCCGGGAGGGAGTGGGAAACGGTGCCGTCCATGGATGAAAGTGAAGGGAGGCAAATGGAGGGGGGACAGGAAAGCTTTCTTCCGTGGTTGTCACGGAGCAGAGGGACCAAACTGGTTTTCTTGGGCACCACAGGGTAGACATGGGAGCCAttagaggaggggagaagagcttacagggaggtagtgagctccccaaGGCGAGAGGCACTATATTACGGCAGGACTAAATTAGATTCCAAGATTCCTCACAGCATGGCAAACGGAGCACGTGCTCAGGTCAAAAACAGATCCCTCGTAGATGGAAACAAATGCTATTTTCTAAGGTCAGAGTGAATCAGTGAAGAGCCAAGTGGTTTCCCCTCCTCATCCCCCATCCCAGTGGCACATGCCTTAACGTATTATTGAACTCCCTAATTGATGAGCAAGATGTTACCCAAGCTCTGGGCTCCAAAAGTCGAAgagggaggaggcagctgggtggctcagtggatggagagccaggcttagagatgggaggtcctcagacacttcccagcggtgtgaccctgggcaagtcacttgaccccattgcctagccctgaccactcttctgtcttggaattgatacttaatattgattctaaggtggaaggtaagagttaaaaaagtgGAAGAGAGACAAAGGACAAGAGACTttgttcctccttcccttctgggTCTGCTCCAGAGCTGTGTCGTGCCCCGAGGGACGGCGTCCAAAGACTAGCCTGTCCGGCACCCTCCCGTTCCCCAAGTGCGCACGCCAGGCCCGGGGTAGCATTCCCCCATCCTCGGTGGGGCTTTTATTCATCAGTCCAACATCCTTTGTAAACAGCTACCGCCAGGAGATCCCTGGGCGGGAAACGGGCCATAGAGACAAGCTAAGGTCCCCAGACCAGCTGGGGCTGCTCCGCTCAGGAGCCTCAGCGAAGGGAGTCCTGTGTCCGGGAAGGAGAGTCCGTGTGCTCACAGCTGAGGCCCGCTGAGGGCTCAATTGACCGTACTGTCCTGGAAGACCCCTGAGTTTGGTCCAGCGGCAACTTCAGCTGGGCCGGCCGTAGTATCATCTGGGAGTAAGAGGGGAGACCCAAGAAGGGGGCAGGAGATGAGCTCGGAACTCGGGGCCACTTACCCTCCCCCTCTGAACCCCTAACCCCTCAGGCCTCTCAGCTCACCCTACAGAGCCATCCGGGACGGTCCTGGAGGTCCGGGAGACTGGAGAGAATGGAAGTGAGCCCCCACTCAGTGCTCGGCCCACTCCCCCACACAGGAATGCCAGGGTGCAAAAGAATCACCGGCCTCCCCCCACCTGGTTCCCAAGTGTCCTAGTACAGGGGCTCAAGAAAGGCCACGAGGACCGGGCTGAGTAGTGGCTTCGCTTTTACCCACAAATGGGATTCCCAACAGCACTGCCATCCTCCAAATGGGCCCAGGGGAAGAGAATGCGGAGAAGACAGAGGAGGCGGGCAGAAGACAGGCCTGCAGAGGAGGCTTCAGACCCCCCCTCCACCCTCCTGCCCCCTCCCTGGCCAGCCCGGCCCTCTCAGGACACTCACAGAAGCGCACTTGGATGGGCCATAGGAAGATGCTGCAGAGACAGAGGGCGGCTGCCACGCCGACGCCGCCCGTCACGGCCACCATCACCCAGTGGTAGAAGCCCATGCAGGCCGCGCAGCATAGGTCCGAGCTAGAGAGAAGTCGGCCTGTGAGATGGCCCAGACAGGGCCAAGACGGACCAAGGGGGGCACGTTTCCACCCATCGGGCGCCCCCCCCAGACCCTAAAACATCCCCTCCTGGCAGCGAGGGCCCCGGACTCACGAGCAGGGGTAGAGGCTCTGGATGGCCATCACTGCCAGCCCGTTGGCCACCTTGTCTGTGAAGCTCATGGCCCCATACACAAAGGCCCCGCTGTtctggaagggagaagaggagcttgagggctcccctccccccagacccCGGGCAGCTCCCTGGGCTCCCCCACCCCGGGCCGGCCTTACCGTGTGGCTTCCGATGAGGTCGGCTGTCATGGACAGAGACATGACCAGGATGGTGGCCGAGCCTATCCCCAGGAGGACGGCCGCTCCGTACACAGCCGGGCCCAGCAAGTTGGCCAGCGCCACCCATGAAGCGAAGGCCAGGATGACCAACAGGCCCACAAAGTAGGTCAGCTGGTAGAGAACAAGGACGGCGAGAGGGCAGAAAATGGGTGACCAAGCACAGAATCTGCCTATGTGGAGGCACCCGGTACCACCGCCCTGGGGACATGTGTCTAAGCCATGGTGCAGCCGGAAGAGCGGGGGGTTGGGTTGGCTCTCCCTGGCCCCACAGGGCACCACTAGGGGCAGAGGGCACATAGCTGCGAGGCTGGAAGCCAGAAGAAACTTGCAGCAATGGGAGTTGGCCTAGCGTGGAAGAGGTGACCTCCAGGGTGCCGGGCTACCCCTGCTCCCCTGGGCTCTCCCCACTCCCCTggcccccccaccccagccccggAGAGCCTCCAGAGAGGTCGGAACCACTTCTCAGGAATGTCTGTCATCCCTCCGCCTGCCCTCATCCTCTGCCCTTTCTGAACCCCACAGCGGTTCCCCCGCTGACCCTGGAATGGTGCTCTGGCCTTCTCGGGCTACAAGGGGGGACCCATCTTCTCACTCACATTCCGACCGATGCGCTTGTTCACGGGCTTcatgaagaaagaggagaagaaccCGCTGACGTACATCACGAGGGGGATGGTGGCGATGAACTTCTGCGGGGTATGGAGGACCGGCATCAGTTACGGGTCTCCTCCCCGCCCACCCCAGCGGCCCTGGCCCCCGCCTCCCAGGCCTGATGTCCGGCATTCCGAAGCCTCACCTTGGGCAGGCTCAGGGAGTAGGTCAGGTACATGGCCATGTACGTCTGGGACAGGTTCACGATGAGCCGCGTGCTCATGTACAGCAGGCCCACCTGCGGAACGGACACACGAGGGGAGGACAGAGGCCCGGACAGAGGCCCTCCTGCCCAGCCAAAGGAGGGACGAGAGCGGGGCGGGAGGCTCCTGGAGGGCCGGCGGACACCTACCTGGTAGAAGGAGGGCTCCCGGAGCCAGTGCTTCCAGAGGAGCCGGGGCTGGGCGGCCGGCGGGAGCAGCGGGCTGTGCTCACTGGGCTCCTCGGGCCCAGGCCGCCGCCTCTCTCTGGTGCCCAGGTGGAAGAGCAGGGAGAAGACGGCGCCCACACAGACGACCATCAGGGACAGGTTCTGTGGGGCAGGGAGGGGGCTGACGGGGGCCGCACACTAGGAATTCACCCTCGGGAGGGGCAGGGCCCGAGGATCCTCTCAGCACCCTCCTCCCCTCGGTAGCACCCAGGCCTGCGCCAGCAGGAGACTCCAGACATGGCATCAGAACCCAGCAGCCCTCGGTCCTTTCCTTGAGCCAGGCTGCCCGTGCCCTTAGCCCTCGGGCCCTCTTCCCGCCTCAGCTCCTCTCCTCCTTGAGCTTTGCCCTTTCCCTCTGCTCCTTGGGGTCCCTTCCTCTAATTCTTCGTCTCCCCAGTCCTTCCTGGACCCACTTCCCCACTCCTCCCCGCAGGACCCCTGCTCACCCTAAACACCGGCACGTCCTGTAGGCCGAGCTGGTCGCCGGGGCCTGAATCAGGGGACTCAGAGTGGGACCCCTGGAAATGGAGCAGCAGCCAGGCAGCCCCATACACAGCGATGTTGGCCACTACAGTAAAGGCATACCtgggatggggaggaagaggCGAGCGTCAGCAAGGGCTCGGGGGAAGGTCCATTCCTCCTCCCTTCTGCCGTCACCCcctctcatttcccttttcaCACCCACAAACACTGAGGCTTCCATGAGCCAGCAACAGCTGATGATCCTTCCCCCCTAAACCACAAGGAGTCCCATCAGGCCCGGCTCTTAATAGCCACCTCTAGCACAGGGTAAAAGCTGAGAAGGAGGCAGCTATCTCCCATCCCCCAGGGCTCTGCTTGTTCCCCTATCGGGGCCCTGCAGCACCCCCAGGCTTATGTAATTCTGACCGTTGGTCCACCCACCAGTCCCAGGTTCCTTGGGACAAGCAGTAGCTTTAAGTGGAGTGACTAGGTCGTGGGTGAGAGGAAATCTATCCCTCTACCAACTGAGGGCCTCCGATGGAACCTCGGTGTTCTACTACTCCCCATTGGGTAGATTTGGGAGAAGAGCGTGAGTGGGCTGTGGGCTGCAACAGCAGCAAAAGCTTACACTCCTGGAATATTCCAGGGAAAGGGGATTTTAGGCCATAGAAAGCacattagagctagaaaggagagCTTTTAGAGATCACCCAATAATACAAGGGCTCTCACAACCTGGGGGCCATGAACCTAGAAAAAGTATTTTTTGATATTTCCTTTgcaattctttatattttatgagttttaCATTAGTCTGAGAAAGCATCCATAGGcctcatcagactgccaaaggggcccATGACACATTAGAGAgcgagctccctgagggcaggactattttcacttttttttgtaCCCTCatcacttagctcagtgcctggcacataataagtatttaataaatacttgactgactgactaaaaaaagattaagagccTTTCATCAAACAAAACTTTcgttttaaagatgagtaaaccAAAGCCCAAGAGGTGCCTTGGGCCAAGCCTGGACTAGACCTTGATGTTCTTCTATTGATGCCATAGActtttatgtaaatattttattatcttaaCATTCCCCAGCTTTGGGGTTTGTTTTGGTCTAGTTTGTCTAAAGGGTCTCGGGATCCTGAAGAGCAGAAATGGTGTCTTCTGCATTTTTGTGTCACCCAATAGTTCCTGGCAGACACATTACCCAGTGCTAGAATATGcccattatttttacatttcatttacTTACCTGAAGGCGGTGAGTTCTACCTTCTCGTGGTCATTGGTGACCAGCTCAGGGATTAGAGACAGGTGGGAGATCTGGGTGGCTGCCCAGCCAAACTGGAAGATCACAATGAAAGGTGCATAGTAGATGATGGCGGCCCACTCTGCGGTGGAGGCTGTGCAACCCAGGCAGGGgttaaagatgaaaggaaaggagagcaAAACACAAAAGGTGCCTattgggggaagaaaaaaaggcagtGTGGGCCTCAGATTAGACaaatagagctggaagagaccttagagaggACCCtcaatccccattttatagatgagaaatctaCTCCGTGGCTAACAGCAAGAACACTAGCATCAGAACACTAGTAGGTGACTGCCCTTGTTCTGATACATGGGAATGGCAGAATGGACAAGGCCAAAGCCAAAaggtttttccttctttaattcttGAATTCTGAGGCCAAGTGGACACCCCCCTGCTGGTTTCTTCCTCCCCGGGCCCTTGTAACCATGTAACATTTCCAGACACCTCAAACTCAGCAGGTCCTGAGCTGAATACTTTCCTCTTCCAAATCTACCTACCCTGCCTCCATCTGATTCCACTATTTCCATTGAGAATCAAGGATTTCTGCTCTTTATCAAGTCTGGTAGATTCTCCCTCCATACCATCCTTTCCAGCAGtctccttctctccattcccaAGGGAACCACACTCTGGTTCATTCAATCCTTCTTCATCTTTTGGGCTTAGAAGACACTAAATCCTTATTCTGCCACTTTACTATCTGTgcaacctgagcaagtcatcttCTCTggggcttagtttcctcatccatagcATGAGGtgacacagtggctagagtgttaGGTCTggaattagaagacctgagttcaaatctgctctcaggcactttctagctgtatgaccctgaacaagttacttcaccctgtttgcctcagtttcctcatctataaagtgagctgaagaaggaaatggcaaaccactccaatatctttgccaagaaaaactcagatgGGGTCACAGATAatcagatataactgaacaaTGACTACATGAAAAAACAGAATGAGGAGGTTggcctagatgacctctgaggtcctgcCAATTCCTTTGATCCTTCCTTTGTACGGTTGCCAAAATAACATAGGGGTGAGTCTGTCTATGCCATCCCTTTTCTCTTGCTCAAAAACTCCCAGTGGCTCCCTCCCACCCTGAGGACAGAGGACAGAAGGCAAACTCCTTGTCTGGCATGTAAGGTTCTCTACAAGCTGGATTCAGTTTCTTTCTGACCTTAATTCAAACTGCTCTTTCATACATATTCTACTGAGGCCAAACTGCCTGACTAGAGATTCTTTGTTATCTTGCCTcccaggaatcaggaagaaccaaggtcaaatctgactgcagacactatgtgaccttgggcaagtcacttcacgtctttttctgcctcagtttcctaactgACAACCATATTattacaaagatcaaatgagatgatatttgtaaagcacttagcacagtgctggcacTTAGTGGGCACCTACTAAAAGCTTACTCCCTACTTTCCAGACATTCGTGCCCTGCCACCTCATCTTGGTCTTTCAGAATCTTTGCTTTGAGTCTGGGCTCAGGGTTAAGAGGGTTCTTCTCCCAGCACATCTGGTCTGTGTCCCTCCTCCCACACCATCACTCCCTCCTTTGCTATCATCTTTACTTCTATCACTGCTCCCACTTGCagacaggaagggaagggaagctccTTGCAACACAGAACACTTGACCTTTGCTGGACTGAATTGATTTGGGACTAGAACATGTGCCAGGCCAGATTCTTTTGCCTCAGCTCAATAGGATCTGATGTTAAGCTCTTGGAAGCTCTCTAGCCTCAGATCCCACCAGAGGAGAATATTTGGGAGAAGAGATTTTGGAAAGCAGAAATGACTTGGAGAAATGGGAGCCAACGCTGATAACAACAACCCCCACCTCCACTCAGGAGCCTGCAGCTATCAAGAACCAAATGCACCAAAACAACAGATGTTTCAGTGCCCAGACTGGGAGGGCCCTTGGGATAGGCTAGGGAATGCCAGGATTGAGAGAGACCTTTgaatagaaaatgtcagagctgggagggcccttggGATACAGAATGTCAGGACTGAGTAggtctttagagatcatctaatctaaccacCTTATTTTACAGCTGGGCCAAATGAGGCCCTGAGACAAAAATGCCCCAGTAAAGGTCACACATATCAACTCAGTGGTAGAACTAAAACTAGAACGCAGGTCTCCTTACTCCCAGGCCAGAGTTCTTTCTCCAGCATCACAGCTGACTCTCACTTTGGCTGGTATGGTACTCAGTTGGCcctggggaagggaaaaaggaaagggggtggtggagacagacagagagagagagagagagggagagagacagacagacagacagacagacagacagagggagagagagagggagagagggagggagagagatagggagagacagacagacagacagagggagggagagagaggaagagaaagacagagagagagagacagacagacagaaagagacagagagagaaagagagagagagagagagagagagagagagagagagagagagagagagagagagagagagagagagagtccagtCTAGGTGATAAGGAAACCCCTAAACCCTAACCCCTTTCATTCTTTAACCACCAGTCCAAGCTAATTTTAGCAGGCAGTGGCCACCTTCTAGGACTTCCTGGAGTTTCTAAATCCATATTAGTCACAGATTCTGTATGACTATGACCCACTCTCAGGGTCTCAGTTACCTCCTCCACAAAATGGGTGTGTGGAAAGGGAAAGTCAGACTAAATAGGTCtcttaaggttctttccaactctatgtTCAAGCCCACATCTCTGGGGAAAGTggctcctctccctcctccttaaaGAGACAGTCTACTACCACCCAGCTTCCACAGGAACAGGCCCTGTGCCAGAGTTTCAGACTAGCCAGGTACTCCTCCACCACTGGCTGCTCTCCTCATATGACATGACCTTTTGTCTCATCCCCAAatggccttccttccttccttccttctttccccctcgtGACTTCAGATTTGGGAAGTGAAACCAAAACTGGCTCTATTGAGTTTCTCTGGAACTTGCTGTGGCTAAAGGACCCTGGAATGGTGGGCGCCCCGGTTTTTCCAGCTGCCTtagaggcaagtcacttccctgctGTCTCAATCTCTGTGTCTGTAAAACCAGGGGGTCGTCTCTTCTGAGCTCTAaattaaattctatgatccttttcTACCTAAAACGTGCTCATTTTTCTGCGACATGAAGTCCCGGCTCTTGGACTCTGACCAGATGGAGCCCTTGTGGAACTGGCAGTCCTGCCCATCCTTTCCAggcccccctcctccctccctccctccctcccttcctccctccctctcttcctccctccctctcttcctccctccctctcttcctccctccctctcttcctccctccctctcttcctccctcctccgaAGCTCTCCCAAGAAATAAGCAGCAGTCGGGTTTAAGGGCCTGGGTCTCCAGGGATTCTCCATCTTTGCTCCCTCTTGTGAGGACTTCTTAGGTTACTTGTATTGTTTAGCAGGAAGAAGTCTCTGAGAGAACAGCTTCTCCCCTCCAAGGGACTGCCCGGAATCTGTGCTCTTGGCCACCGTACCCCTGAGGGACAAAATCCTTGTTCTGTGACCACCAGGTGCACATCTAAGACAGCTCAGTATGGGGTCCTGAACCCAGCTTCAGGGGGTGTgtgggacagacagagacagagagaggaaggagtccCTTTTCCTGGGAAATGCCCCAAGTTTCAATAAGCATCTTCCCTATAGGGAATAGTGTGACTATGTCATAGCTTTGTCCAAAGACATCTTCCTCACCAGTACTTGGGCCTCTCTCTCTTCTGGTCTCTGGTGCAGCCCATCTCCAGCTGCTGCCCATTGCCCTTGGCTCTAACATTGGAGCACTGTGGTACATGGGAAAATGAGCACTGGATTTAGATTCAAGGAATCACAGTTCCAAGGCTGGCTCTGCTCTTTGCTACCTTTCTTGTAAAGGGGAGTGGGGGGTTGGACTAGACTCCTAAGTACCTCTGAGTCCTGGATGCTAAATCCTGTCACCCTGTCGAATTCCTTCAACATTTAGCCCTGAACCACATTTGTTCCCcaccttattatttttttttttaaatttaaacccttaccttccgtcttggaatcaatactgtgtattggctcctaggcagaagagtggtaagggctagtcaatggggtcaagtgacttgcccagggtcacacagctgggaagtgtctgaggccacatttgaacccaggacctcctgtctctaggcctggctctcaatccactgagctacccagctgccccctgttcccCACCTTATTGAGACAAAGGTAAAGGGTGTTTGGAAACcttaaggcagtgatggtgagccATTTAGAGAAGGGATGCCGGGTCCCACCCCCACCCAACCCCTTAGACAGGGTGCTGTGCCATGCCCCAcctcttaccccagacaagggagggaggaagtgctcccattgggctgctgagcagaggggtgggcagtatagagaggggaaggggagggctcCTAACACTCTGTTCCCCTCCacctctgctgcctgtgagctgcccaccttacccccctGTGTGCTCTcattgactgctgggcagaggggcaggtcatatgaaaaatatccttaggcatggtagagagggggaggggaagagttcTGCTgagtctctgcctttctagtaaggaactgggGGGCAGGGCCGCACATGCCCAGAGAGCTctctgcatgtcatctttggcatCGGTGCCATACGTTCATCATCATTGCCTTAAGGGGTTGTCTAAATATAGGGGAACCTGGGTAATAAGGAAAACCCAATCCTTTTAATAGTTTGTTAAAACTTAATAAAgtactattataattattctcGTTGTGGTTACTTTCACCCATTCCCTTATTACTACTTTGCCCATGGCAATAATACTATTAAAAGGCCTTTCTTCAGTGGTTCCCCATTGCTCCTGGAATAAAGTTAGACTCCTGTGCCTGGCATGCTAGGGCCCTCCACAATCCTACCTAGTCTTACCTCTCTCCAAGATTCtctcaaattatttctcttcACACATACTGTGCTCTAACCAGCCTCCCCTCGGTCCCATTTCCACCTTCCCCCAACCCAGCCTAAATGCTTGGTCTTGGGACTGGAATATCTTTCTTCccccagggcagctaggttgaCACAGTGTTCAgggtctggagttagaaagatgcatattcttgagttcaaatctgacctcagaaacttgccagctgtgtgaccctgggtaagccacttaacctcagtttcctcagtttcctcatctgcaaaataaactcgagaaggaaatggcaaacaactctagtatatttgccaagaaaaccccaaatgagatcacaaagagttgaatgcaactgaacaacaaatcctCCTTTGTGAAAGCTTATCTAGAAGTAAATTTACTGGTGAAGGCAAGATTATAAGGGGTTTCTTTGAACTGTAGCAGCTAGGTGGGGAAAGTTGGCTGTAATAGCTTCCTGTAACTTGTCTGGCCAATTAGGTACAAAATGCAGATGTTTCCACACTGCAGAAATCATCCcaagaaggcagctgggtggcccagtggactgagctagagagagatagagaccagaggtcctgggttaaaatctaacctcaaatacttcctagctgtgtaatcctaggcaagtcatttaacccccattgcctggcccttaccaccactctgccttggaaccaatacacagtattgattctaagaaatcaTTTCAGCACTGTCAGGGCCTGCTAAATTTCAGTATTGTGGGTACAAAGCTATAAATGGGTATACACTAGTTATACCTCAGTTCCTTTGCCTCCTTCTTTGGAATTCCTTCCCATTTTTAAAGCTCCCCTCATGTCCTCCAGTTGATAATGTCCTTCCCCTTTGGACCTCTAGGGCCTTGTTCTTCCCCTCTTTAATGTATTTAACCATAATACATCATTTTACATGATATTGGTGTTGCTGTCTTTTGTTAGTACCTAGAGAGCAGGGACTCAATTAGACATTGCTCCTGGCACCTAGTATAGAGTTCAGcacataaatgtttgttcaatcaatcaaccaaccaatcaaaCCACTGATTGGATGAATAAAGTGGCCAAATGTAGAGCACACCCTGCATAGTcagagtgggaggaagagaacaatGGGATGAACTAAGGAGGACAGAAGTATGTAagtatgaggagaggaagagttgaCTCAACCTCTAGATATCACCCAAATCAGTTGTAGAGCTTATCTCCGGAAGTGAAGGAGATGTGCCCAGCTCTTGAGCCCTAGCTACTTCTCCAGCTGGGGACTGGCTATGCTGAGGGCAAGACCCAGGCCAAGCTTATTTCAACTTTTCAACTCCTGATAAGCAGTCTCCCCCTGCGTTTCCTCTCCCTGGTCATGCAAACCTGTCCTTTCCCAAGTTTCCACTtcccctcctccaggaagccttggGTCTAACTTGTCAACATACAAGTAACCT
This sequence is a window from Monodelphis domestica isolate mMonDom1 chromosome 3, mMonDom1.pri, whole genome shotgun sequence. Protein-coding genes within it:
- the MFSD12 gene encoding major facilitator superfamily domain-containing protein 12 isoform X1; translated protein: MAEPGLPLVARLSYSVGHFLNDLCASMWFTYLLLYLHSVQGYSSWGAGILLLLGQLADGVCTPLVGYEADHSGGCCGRYGPRKSWHLVGTFCVLLSFPFIFNPCLGCTASTAEWAAIIYYAPFIVIFQFGWAATQISHLSLIPELVTNDHEKVELTAFRYAFTVVANIAVYGAAWLLLHFQGSHSESPDSGPGDQLGLQDVPVFRNLSLMVVCVGAVFSLLFHLGTRERRRPGPEEPSEHSPLLPPAAQPRLLWKHWLREPSFYQVGLLYMSTRLIVNLSQTYMAMYLTYSLSLPKKFIATIPLVMYVSGFFSSFFMKPVNKRIGRNLTYFVGLLVILAFASWVALANLLGPAVYGAAVLLGIGSATILVMSLSMTADLIGSHTNSGAFVYGAMSFTDKVANGLAVMAIQSLYPCSSDLCCAACMGFYHWVMVAVTGGVGVAAALCLCSIFLWPIQVRFYDTTAGPAEVAAGPNSGVFQDSTVN
- the MFSD12 gene encoding major facilitator superfamily domain-containing protein 12 isoform X2, with amino-acid sequence MAEPGLPLVARLSYSVGHFLNDLCASMWFTYLLLYLHSVQGYSSWGAGILLLLGQLADGVCTPLVGYEADHSGGCCGRYGPRKSWHLVGTFCVLLSFPFIFNPCLGCTASTAEWAAIIYYAPFIVIFQFGWAATQISHLSLIPELVTNDHEKVELTAFRYAFTVVANIAVYGAAWLLLHFQGSHSESPDSGPGDQLGLQDVPVFRNLSLMVVCVGAVFSLLFHLGTRERRRPGPEEPSEHSPLLPPAAQPRLLWKHWLREPSFYQVGLLYMSTRLIVNLSQTYMAMYLTYSLSLPKKFIATIPLVMYVSGFFSSFFMKPVNKRIGRNLTYFVGLLVILAFASWVALANLLGPAVYGAAVLLGIGSATILVMSLSMTADLIGSHTNSGAFVYGAMSFTDKVANGLAVMAIQSLYPCSSDLCCAACMGFYHWVMVAVTGGVGVAAALCLCSIFLWPIQVRFFSRTSRTVPDGSVG